Proteins from one Leptolyngbya sp. FACHB-261 genomic window:
- a CDS encoding M23 family metallopeptidase — MNLARFFVTFFLVLLTSRILHPAPELPQPESKLVLPAVIESSNFQSEYLRSEYKAFLQPCVGIVGDGVGARGGRHKGVDIAVQAGTPVQAGATGQVVKLNDSCPAYGSLASGCGGRGGNYVVVQYANGLFGRYLHLLPGLPVRVGQAVQQGQLLGLVGSSGRSSGPHLHWELRKGRPLGRVLKPSDVGVQLLPPQSGVV; from the coding sequence GTGAATTTAGCGCGTTTCTTTGTGACCTTCTTCCTGGTCTTGCTAACCTCTCGGATTTTACATCCCGCGCCTGAACTGCCTCAGCCCGAGAGTAAGCTGGTACTGCCTGCGGTCATTGAGTCCTCTAATTTCCAATCGGAATACCTCAGATCTGAGTACAAAGCTTTCCTTCAGCCCTGCGTTGGCATCGTCGGCGACGGTGTGGGAGCCCGAGGTGGCAGACACAAGGGCGTTGATATTGCTGTCCAGGCAGGCACGCCAGTCCAGGCTGGTGCCACTGGCCAAGTAGTCAAGCTAAATGACTCCTGCCCCGCCTATGGCAGCTTGGCTTCGGGTTGTGGTGGCCGAGGTGGCAACTACGTTGTCGTTCAGTATGCCAATGGCCTATTTGGCCGCTATCTACATTTATTGCCAGGATTGCCGGTCCGCGTCGGCCAAGCCGTCCAGCAAGGGCAACTTTTAGGTTTGGTCGGATCGAGCGGACGCTCCAGCGGACCTCACCTGCACTGGGAACTGCGCAAAGGCAGACCCCTGGGCCGCGTGCTCAAACCCAGCGATGTCGGCGTCCAGCTCCTGCCACCCCAGTCCGGCGTCGTTTAG
- a CDS encoding peptidoglycan-binding protein: MEILGFVHPRRTREQLYIGEANVGETGASKAEATSKPANSGRHHLSRPATTGGLTLLLTLLSGLGTSAIAATNLWDSGSEVEQIQRALKLPVTGGFGPKTQQAVKRFQRSRGLTPDGIVGAQTRRLLLGTPATSRRRNTNANTNASNSSRNVSSSARNTEARSEANTSSNPCPHGTSATQKLLSAQGFYGGAVDGVCGPRTQAAIVAAQRSYGLSQDGVAGNRTIRALRGGSSSQDSTVASTPSEETRANASADVSSDEVIRLQRLLQSRNFYEGPIDGIYGPSTEAAVFAAQRYYGLTVDGVAGSQTLAALESTTVAASNRVVDDFVPSSVDVEELQGLLAERGFYVGLLDGVYGPTTRDAVARAQRYYGLPEDGVAGPQTIAALRP; the protein is encoded by the coding sequence ATGGAAATTCTTGGCTTTGTTCATCCCCGGCGAACCCGTGAGCAGCTCTATATCGGCGAGGCCAACGTAGGCGAGACTGGCGCCTCTAAGGCGGAGGCAACCTCAAAGCCCGCTAACTCAGGACGGCATCACCTGTCGCGACCTGCGACAACAGGGGGGTTAACGCTTCTGCTCACCCTCCTCTCTGGTCTAGGTACTAGTGCTATAGCGGCAACCAACCTCTGGGATTCAGGATCGGAGGTGGAGCAAATTCAAAGAGCCCTCAAGCTACCGGTGACTGGTGGTTTTGGCCCCAAAACGCAACAGGCAGTTAAGCGATTTCAGCGCAGCCGGGGGCTAACCCCCGATGGCATTGTCGGCGCTCAAACTAGGCGGCTCTTGCTGGGCACGCCAGCGACCAGCAGACGGCGCAACACCAATGCCAACACCAATGCCAGTAACAGCAGCCGCAACGTCTCTAGTAGCGCCCGCAATACTGAGGCAAGAAGCGAAGCCAATACCAGCAGCAATCCCTGTCCCCACGGCACGTCAGCAACGCAGAAGTTGCTGAGTGCTCAAGGTTTCTATGGCGGCGCGGTTGATGGGGTCTGTGGTCCCAGAACTCAAGCTGCGATAGTGGCAGCTCAACGCAGCTATGGCCTGTCTCAGGATGGCGTTGCTGGTAACCGGACGATTCGAGCCTTGCGAGGAGGCAGCTCAAGTCAAGACTCTACTGTCGCTAGCACACCCAGCGAAGAAACCAGAGCCAATGCAAGTGCCGACGTTAGCTCCGATGAGGTCATTAGACTGCAACGCCTGCTGCAATCCCGAAACTTTTACGAGGGGCCTATTGATGGTATCTACGGGCCCAGTACCGAAGCCGCTGTGTTTGCAGCCCAGCGCTACTATGGGCTGACTGTAGATGGCGTTGCTGGTTCGCAAACTCTGGCAGCTCTGGAATCAACTACCGTCGCCGCTAGCAATCGCGTAGTCGATGACTTTGTTCCCAGTTCTGTTGATGTTGAGGAGTTGCAGGGTCTACTGGCAGAGCGGGGGTTTTATGTAGGCCTGCTTGATGGCGTCTACGGTCCGACAACGCGGGATGCCGTGGCGAGGGCTCAACGTTACTACGGCCTGCCCGAAGATGGGGTTGCAGGACCGCAGACGATAGCAGCGTTGCGTCCATAG
- a CDS encoding peptide ligase PGM1-related protein, which produces MQTLHFSSSEQAEQFRQLQARLRDSWLEIDQFDRSDYDILVVPSLSLDQRELTKIQGVHYYEERLLFSLIRLRNPRARLVYVSSQPLHPSIVDYYLHLLPGIPFSHARERLLLLSPYDASDKPLTQKILERPRLIERMRQAIRPQKSYMICFNSTALERDLSVQLDIPLFAVDPDLLYWGTKGGSRQIFAECDVPHPDGSGTVWNGQDLAVASADLWERQPSLKRMVVKLNEGFSGEGNALLDLKPLQSINPQSHTERAAILHQRFENLSFQAKNENWTNFSNRIPEIGAIVEAFVEGEQKRSPSVQGRIAPSGEVEIVSTHDQILGGPDGQVFLGCTFPADEAYRLQLQEIGLRIGKNLAAKGALERFAVDFLAIPEGDRWDLQAIEINLRKGGTTHPLMTLQFLTNGRYDLSTGLFYSQQGRPKYYMASDNLQKERYRGLLPDDLMDIMAHHQLHFDRCTETGTVFHLMGCLSEFGKLGLTCIGNSPQQAEDIYNQVVNALDQETQAAVQQAADSSSPGIPISWRKQG; this is translated from the coding sequence ATGCAAACACTGCATTTCTCCTCTTCCGAACAGGCGGAGCAATTTCGTCAGCTTCAGGCCCGATTACGAGACAGTTGGTTAGAGATTGATCAGTTTGACCGGAGTGACTACGACATTTTGGTCGTGCCTTCTCTTAGTTTGGACCAGCGAGAACTGACCAAGATTCAGGGCGTTCATTACTACGAGGAGCGACTGCTATTTTCGCTCATTCGCTTGCGCAATCCGCGAGCTCGGCTGGTTTATGTCTCCTCGCAACCGCTGCATCCTAGTATCGTTGATTACTATTTGCATTTGCTACCGGGTATTCCTTTCTCTCATGCCCGTGAGCGCTTGCTGCTGCTGTCACCTTATGATGCTTCTGATAAGCCTTTAACTCAGAAGATTTTGGAGCGTCCTCGCCTGATCGAGCGGATGCGTCAGGCTATTCGGCCCCAAAAGTCCTACATGATCTGTTTTAATTCAACGGCCTTAGAGCGCGATCTATCAGTGCAGTTAGATATTCCGCTGTTTGCTGTTGATCCAGATCTCCTTTACTGGGGTACCAAAGGTGGGAGCCGTCAGATTTTTGCGGAGTGTGATGTGCCCCATCCCGATGGCAGCGGCACGGTTTGGAATGGCCAAGATTTAGCCGTTGCGTCGGCAGATCTCTGGGAGCGTCAGCCCTCTTTGAAGCGGATGGTAGTCAAACTCAATGAGGGCTTTTCTGGTGAGGGAAATGCTCTATTGGATCTCAAGCCACTGCAATCAATTAACCCTCAATCTCATACAGAGCGAGCGGCTATTCTTCACCAGCGCTTTGAGAATTTGAGTTTTCAAGCCAAGAATGAAAACTGGACCAATTTCTCCAACCGTATTCCTGAAATTGGCGCAATTGTTGAAGCCTTTGTTGAAGGAGAACAGAAGCGATCTCCCAGTGTTCAAGGCCGAATTGCACCCAGTGGGGAAGTTGAAATTGTCTCGACCCACGATCAGATTTTAGGGGGTCCTGATGGTCAAGTCTTTCTCGGTTGTACATTTCCTGCTGATGAGGCTTATCGCCTTCAATTGCAAGAAATAGGGCTGCGCATTGGTAAGAACTTAGCGGCTAAAGGGGCATTAGAGCGCTTCGCTGTCGATTTTTTGGCGATTCCTGAAGGCGATCGTTGGGATTTACAAGCAATTGAAATCAACTTGCGCAAAGGGGGGACTACTCACCCACTGATGACGCTGCAGTTTCTGACTAATGGCCGTTATGATCTCTCAACTGGTCTGTTTTACAGCCAGCAGGGTCGCCCGAAGTACTACATGGCTTCAGACAATTTGCAGAAAGAGCGTTATCGGGGGCTACTGCCAGATGACTTGATGGATATTATGGCCCATCACCAGCTTCATTTTGATCGCTGTACTGAGACCGGTACTGTCTTTCACTTAATGGGTTGTCTGTCAGAGTTCGGTAAGCTAGGGCTCACCTGCATCGGTAATTCACCGCAACAGGCCGAAGATATTTATAACCAGGTTGTGAATGCTTTGGATCAGGAAACCCAGGCTGCTGTTCAGCAAGCTGCTGATTCCTCATCACCGGGTATCCCAATCAGCTGGCGTAAGCAGGGCTAG
- a CDS encoding glycosyltransferase: MTHFGIICPPFPGHLNPLAALGRELKSRGHRVTCLQIGDLELKVWSEGLSFYPIGSSSYQPGSLAETFKQIGKLSGLEALHYSVSFCQKVAQIICEDAPSAIEATGIEFLLVDQLEPAGETVAELLGIPFISICCAQVIHRTADIPPFFTPWSYQNSGWAHLRNRVAYYLLDRGCQPILQVINQYRQQWKLPACRHLYVPSRALAQISQQPAAFDFPCAELPQQFHYVGPLRNPSPQIVSFPFEQLTGQPLIYASLGSVQNTKHNLFRDIAAACQGLDAQLVITHGRSMDTEGIEQLPGSPLVVEYAPQLEVISKAGLTITHGGLNTVLDSLTYGVPLVAIPITYEQPGTGARIRWTGTGEVLPVSALSIPRLQAAIQRVLTGDSYLRSAKRLKQEIHEAGGVNQAANIVEQVLNAQDSAVLPLTSGV, from the coding sequence ATGACTCACTTTGGCATCATTTGTCCACCCTTTCCTGGTCACCTAAATCCCCTAGCAGCACTAGGACGAGAATTGAAATCGCGTGGTCACCGCGTTACTTGCTTACAAATCGGCGATCTAGAGCTCAAAGTTTGGTCAGAAGGTCTCAGTTTCTATCCAATTGGTAGCTCTAGCTATCAACCAGGCTCGCTGGCAGAGACTTTTAAGCAAATTGGCAAACTGAGTGGTCTAGAGGCACTGCATTATTCTGTCAGCTTCTGCCAGAAAGTGGCTCAGATCATTTGTGAGGACGCACCTAGTGCCATTGAAGCAACTGGAATTGAGTTTCTGCTAGTCGATCAGCTTGAACCAGCAGGCGAAACCGTTGCTGAATTGCTTGGCATTCCATTCATTTCTATCTGCTGTGCTCAGGTCATTCACCGCACAGCAGATATTCCTCCTTTCTTTACACCTTGGAGCTATCAGAACAGCGGGTGGGCACACCTTCGTAACCGAGTTGCTTATTACTTGTTAGACCGGGGATGCCAGCCTATCTTGCAAGTAATTAACCAGTATCGCCAGCAGTGGAAATTACCCGCTTGCCGACATCTCTACGTCCCTTCTAGAGCATTGGCTCAGATTAGCCAGCAGCCTGCTGCATTTGATTTTCCCTGCGCTGAGCTACCTCAACAATTTCATTATGTTGGTCCGTTGCGGAACCCGTCACCGCAAATAGTTTCATTTCCCTTCGAGCAGTTAACCGGTCAACCTCTAATTTACGCCTCTCTAGGTAGTGTGCAGAATACCAAGCACAATCTCTTTCGCGATATTGCAGCAGCTTGCCAGGGCCTAGATGCCCAGCTAGTCATCACGCATGGCCGCAGCATGGACACAGAAGGTATAGAGCAACTTCCTGGTTCTCCCTTGGTGGTGGAGTATGCCCCCCAGTTAGAGGTAATTTCCAAGGCTGGCCTAACCATCACCCATGGTGGGCTGAATACTGTTCTCGACTCTCTCACCTATGGCGTTCCCCTGGTAGCTATCCCAATCACCTACGAACAACCAGGAACCGGAGCGCGTATTCGTTGGACAGGAACTGGTGAGGTGCTACCTGTCTCAGCCTTGAGCATTCCCAGGTTGCAAGCCGCTATCCAACGAGTACTCACAGGGGACTCTTACTTGAGGAGTGCAAAGAGGCTTAAGCAAGAAATTCATGAGGCTGGTGGTGTTAATCAGGCAGCTAACATCGTTGAACAGGTTCTTAATGCTCAGGATTCAGCTGTTTTACCGTTAACTTCTGGTGTGTGA
- a CDS encoding TRC40/GET3/ArsA family transport-energizing ATPase, with the protein MRLILMTGKGGVGKTSVAAATGLRCAELGYRTLVLSTDPAHSLADSFDTELSHDPREVRPNLWGAELDALMELESNWGSVKRYITEVLQARGLDGVQAQELAILPGMDEIFGLVRVKRHYDENEFDVLIIDSAPTGTALRLLSLPEVSGWYMRRFFYPMRGMAKMFTPVFNPLFKQVTGFSLPQGEVIDAPYEFYEQIEALERILTDNTYTTVRLVTNPEKMVIKESLRAHAYLSLYNVATDLVIANRILPDTVQDPYFERWKTAQQHYRQEIHDNFSPLPVKEVPLYSEEMCGFAALERLKDTLFEGTEDPTQVYYKETTLNVVTENGQYRLDLYLPGIPKDQIELSKTGDELNIRIGNHRRNLVLPQTLAALQPAGAKMENDYLKISFAAA; encoded by the coding sequence ATGCGGCTGATTCTAATGACCGGCAAGGGTGGTGTGGGCAAGACCTCTGTGGCAGCCGCCACAGGTCTGCGCTGTGCTGAACTGGGGTACCGCACTCTGGTTTTAAGCACTGACCCTGCTCACTCTCTAGCAGATAGCTTCGATACTGAACTTAGCCACGACCCCCGCGAGGTCCGACCCAATCTGTGGGGGGCAGAATTGGATGCCCTAATGGAGTTGGAGAGCAACTGGGGTTCGGTCAAGCGCTACATCACCGAGGTCCTTCAAGCGCGCGGCCTTGACGGAGTGCAAGCTCAAGAATTAGCCATTCTGCCGGGGATGGACGAAATTTTCGGCTTGGTACGAGTGAAGCGCCACTACGACGAGAATGAATTTGACGTTCTGATTATCGACTCGGCACCAACGGGTACAGCCCTGCGCTTGCTGAGTTTGCCAGAGGTTTCAGGCTGGTACATGCGCCGCTTCTTTTATCCAATGCGGGGTATGGCCAAGATGTTTACGCCAGTGTTTAACCCCCTGTTCAAACAGGTGACTGGCTTCTCACTACCGCAGGGCGAGGTGATTGATGCGCCCTACGAGTTCTATGAGCAGATTGAAGCTCTGGAGCGCATTCTTACAGACAACACCTATACAACTGTTCGTCTGGTAACCAATCCTGAAAAGATGGTGATTAAGGAGTCGCTGCGGGCTCACGCCTATCTGAGCCTATATAACGTGGCGACGGATTTAGTGATTGCCAATCGAATTTTGCCTGACACGGTTCAGGATCCCTATTTTGAGCGCTGGAAAACGGCACAGCAACACTACCGCCAGGAAATCCACGACAACTTCAGCCCTTTGCCGGTCAAAGAAGTACCCCTCTACTCGGAAGAGATGTGCGGCTTTGCAGCCCTTGAGCGTCTGAAAGATACGCTGTTTGAGGGTACAGAGGACCCCACCCAGGTTTACTACAAAGAGACAACACTCAATGTGGTCACTGAAAACGGTCAGTACCGCTTAGACCTCTACTTGCCAGGAATTCCTAAGGACCAGATTGAACTCAGCAAAACTGGAGACGAACTGAACATTCGCATTGGCAATCACCGCCGTAATCTAGTTCTGCCCCAGACTTTGGCAGCTTTGCAACCAGCCGGGGCAAAGATGGAGAACGACTACCTCAAGATCAGCTTCGCAGCTGCCTAG
- a CDS encoding sulfurtransferase, translated as MTTLPTVDSLVSTAWLNDHLHESQIRILDVRGYTGHAPDASGAWVSSYRDRREEYQAAHLPGAIFVDWTRDITDASDPVPVQVATEEQFAAWASRLGISNETHVVIYDQQGHLFATRLWWVFLYYGHDRVSILDGGWQQWIAEGHLTTTEVPTVDPVTFVPQVRPELRKTVDEVAQISQTKTALLIDGRSVEQYRGDIPLSGRGGHIPGAVNLPSSKFWNPETGIWKQPKELAALLEDVGATEDQPVVAYCNGGVTATTVLFALHRAGYTNWSNYDGSWNEWGRRSDLPVRPAP; from the coding sequence ATGACTACTCTACCGACCGTAGACTCACTAGTCAGCACAGCCTGGCTGAATGACCATCTCCATGAGTCACAGATCCGGATTTTAGATGTGCGCGGTTACACCGGTCATGCCCCTGATGCCAGTGGAGCTTGGGTTAGTTCCTACCGAGACAGGCGAGAAGAGTATCAGGCAGCTCATCTGCCAGGAGCAATATTTGTTGACTGGACACGAGACATCACCGACGCGAGTGATCCTGTACCCGTTCAAGTTGCAACCGAAGAGCAGTTTGCCGCCTGGGCCTCTAGATTAGGAATTAGCAATGAGACACATGTGGTTATCTATGACCAACAGGGGCATTTGTTTGCTACTCGTCTCTGGTGGGTTTTCCTATACTATGGTCACGATCGAGTTTCTATCTTGGATGGGGGTTGGCAACAGTGGATTGCTGAGGGTCACCTGACTACGACCGAGGTACCTACAGTCGACCCAGTAACGTTCGTACCTCAGGTTCGCCCTGAACTGCGTAAAACAGTAGATGAAGTAGCTCAAATCAGTCAGACGAAAACTGCTCTCCTGATTGATGGACGCTCAGTTGAACAATACCGAGGCGACATTCCTTTAAGCGGGCGAGGGGGCCATATTCCAGGAGCCGTGAACTTACCTTCGTCGAAGTTTTGGAATCCGGAGACCGGCATTTGGAAGCAGCCCAAGGAACTAGCTGCTCTTCTTGAAGATGTTGGTGCAACAGAAGATCAGCCTGTCGTTGCCTACTGCAATGGTGGCGTTACTGCGACCACAGTTCTCTTCGCTCTCCACCGCGCTGGTTACACTAATTGGTCCAACTACGATGGCTCTTGGAATGAGTGGGGACGACGTAGCGACTTGCCGGTGAGACCAGCCCCCTAG
- a CDS encoding carbonic anhydrase, with product MGKTLEEVLTANAAYAENFGNKADLPMSPGRRFTILTCMDARLDPAKLAGLAEGDAHVIRNAGGRASDDAIRSLVISYKLLGTREWFVIHHTNCGMETFSDETIRRLLASSLETAVLGEQGWHDQGEGPGSIEGEFVDWLTIQDPRQSVYTDVQRIRSHPLVPETISIYGYLYDVRTGQLIEVPEATAIGKVLRG from the coding sequence ATGGGCAAGACTCTAGAGGAAGTTTTAACTGCTAACGCTGCTTATGCTGAGAACTTTGGGAATAAAGCGGATCTACCCATGTCCCCTGGTCGCCGGTTTACAATTCTGACTTGTATGGATGCACGTCTCGATCCCGCGAAGCTAGCAGGGCTGGCTGAAGGAGATGCGCATGTGATCCGTAATGCGGGTGGTCGTGCCAGTGATGACGCAATCCGTTCCTTAGTCATCTCTTACAAATTATTAGGAACTCGTGAATGGTTTGTCATTCACCACACCAATTGTGGAATGGAAACCTTCTCTGATGAAACTATTCGCAGACTGTTGGCCAGTAGTTTAGAGACTGCTGTGCTGGGCGAGCAGGGTTGGCACGATCAAGGGGAAGGGCCTGGTTCGATTGAGGGTGAGTTTGTAGATTGGTTGACTATCCAAGACCCCAGGCAAAGTGTCTATACAGATGTTCAACGCATTCGTTCGCACCCCTTAGTACCTGAAACTATTTCTATTTACGGCTATCTCTATGATGTTCGGACGGGTCAACTAATTGAAGTGCCAGAAGCGACAGCAATTGGCAAAGTATTGCGGGGCTAA
- a CDS encoding serine hydrolase, translating into MVRNQVWQALVVGFSLVLSAESLQASRVLAQVAPAISVEAGRQSSDQTAAQARWDRAMQLASQARQLQQTTRPFVQTWQQERSLWQQALASLSEIERTSELAAPALQKAQEYQAYLDQVTQQLETAQANFLPTIVRRSGLSAQTMITICTLSRECRRLRGDTPPASPASLIKVPVAVALMHKVTTENIDLDSLIYVNPGNFTEDAAAIRVGRRYSLRTLLVQMIARSSNIATNQLIDYLGQDYINQVLQERGYRVTRVNHKLTGASTVPINPGYTVNQITSDELTEMMVQIYNREHAGDDVIVDALSRQYDQWLGIAALRGSTARWLGEKTGQNSKALGTTLALELNGERYIITVIDNRGARDQNIRRCIAQISDYISRMTEF; encoded by the coding sequence ATGGTGCGCAATCAGGTTTGGCAGGCTCTGGTGGTCGGGTTCAGTTTGGTCTTAAGCGCTGAGTCATTGCAGGCTTCTCGCGTGCTGGCTCAAGTTGCTCCTGCAATATCTGTAGAAGCAGGAAGACAGAGTTCAGACCAAACGGCCGCTCAGGCACGTTGGGATCGAGCAATGCAGTTGGCCAGCCAGGCTAGACAACTCCAGCAAACTACCCGTCCCTTTGTTCAAACCTGGCAACAGGAGCGCTCGTTATGGCAACAAGCACTTGCCTCATTGAGTGAGATTGAACGGACTTCTGAGTTAGCCGCACCAGCTTTGCAAAAAGCCCAGGAATATCAAGCTTACCTAGATCAGGTCACTCAACAATTAGAGACTGCACAGGCAAACTTCTTGCCGACAATTGTGCGTCGCAGTGGCCTGTCTGCTCAAACCATGATTACGATTTGCACGCTTTCAAGGGAGTGCCGTCGGTTGCGGGGTGACACTCCCCCAGCTAGTCCAGCCAGTTTGATCAAAGTGCCTGTAGCTGTGGCCTTGATGCACAAAGTTACGACTGAAAATATTGATCTCGATAGCCTCATCTATGTCAACCCAGGCAACTTTACAGAAGATGCTGCGGCCATTCGAGTGGGGCGACGTTATTCTTTACGAACGCTACTCGTGCAAATGATTGCGCGGAGCAGTAACATCGCGACTAATCAGTTGATTGACTACCTAGGACAGGATTATATTAATCAAGTTCTACAAGAGCGCGGCTACCGTGTCACCCGCGTGAATCATAAGCTTACCGGAGCTAGCACAGTACCAATTAATCCTGGCTACACCGTCAATCAAATCACCAGTGATGAACTCACGGAAATGATGGTTCAAATCTACAACCGGGAACATGCTGGCGATGATGTGATCGTTGACGCGCTCAGCCGTCAGTACGATCAGTGGTTGGGAATTGCTGCTTTACGAGGCTCTACCGCGCGTTGGCTGGGCGAAAAAACGGGACAAAACTCTAAAGCTCTAGGAACAACGCTGGCTTTGGAGCTAAATGGTGAGCGTTACATCATTACCGTGATTGATAATCGCGGGGCTAGGGACCAAAACATTCGTCGCTGCATCGCGCAGATTTCAGACTACATTAGTCGCATGACGGAGTTCTAG
- a CDS encoding DUF2993 domain-containing protein produces the protein MTQDQSKFGEQAINKIAEIALASQLEEAKQLEVRVKTDLSKLARGEIDSIAINIYSLLIEQEFYVEELNLQIGRVTVKPFSAVLGKIKLVHPSQGTLRLLISEGNLTRFLNSQPFLESLHQQQSIRIEEIKCSLLADSRIVFNTVIADEVANTKAIAFTADPYLEANGQEVALRNLRYLEGKEPPPELVKALLTRISELLSLRNFARQGMSLQIQQLDVVTGSLTLQAAAYIEQFPSS, from the coding sequence GTGACTCAGGACCAGTCCAAGTTTGGCGAGCAGGCGATTAACAAAATAGCGGAAATCGCACTTGCAAGCCAACTGGAAGAGGCAAAACAATTAGAAGTTCGTGTCAAGACAGATCTTAGCAAACTGGCCCGTGGAGAAATAGATTCTATTGCTATTAATATTTATAGCTTGCTCATAGAGCAAGAGTTTTATGTAGAAGAATTAAATTTGCAAATTGGGCGTGTCACGGTCAAGCCCTTCAGTGCTGTTTTAGGGAAGATTAAGCTAGTTCACCCCTCTCAAGGAACACTGCGCCTATTGATCTCTGAGGGTAACCTAACTCGTTTCCTTAACTCTCAACCTTTCCTTGAATCCCTACACCAACAACAAAGTATTCGGATCGAGGAAATAAAATGTTCCTTGCTGGCTGACAGCAGAATCGTTTTTAATACTGTGATTGCAGACGAAGTAGCTAACACTAAGGCCATCGCTTTCACAGCCGATCCTTACCTTGAAGCCAACGGGCAAGAAGTTGCTCTGCGCAACCTACGGTATCTGGAAGGCAAAGAACCTCCACCAGAGTTAGTGAAAGCTCTGCTCACAAGAATAAGCGAACTTTTAAGTCTGCGTAATTTTGCCCGTCAGGGAATGTCATTACAAATTCAGCAGCTTGATGTAGTCACAGGCAGTTTAACTTTACAAGCAGCAGCCTACATTGAGCAGTTTCCCTCCTCATAA
- a CDS encoding FAD/NAD(P)-binding protein codes for MLKDTPTTIAIIGGGFSGCMVAAHLLHRATRPLNIKLIERQTQLGRGVAYKTRCSAHLLNVPAGKISAFPDHPDHFLNWLQRLQKEGCTDELNPGWSAGPEAFVPRKLYGDYIEEILGEAEASASNHVQLERLTNEAIAIHPTTVKGPSAAMGGATLYLRNNQTLQVDKIVLALGNFPPSDPRVGDPSFYKSRRYRRSAWSADALTGLNSTEPVLLIGSGLTAIDLAISLKEQGHQGLIQVVSRHGLLPQSHRPTEPYPSFLDATFPYTISALMQKVRQEVRGAAMQGHDWRAVIDTLRPLTQELWQSLSQVERRRFLRHLRPYWEVHRHRIAPQVAKQINDLLRSGQLVFHAGRIQSYQEDCERVEVVLHKRHTREQIRLWASRVINCTGPECDYRKFHHPLITSLCQQGLLRSDALGLGLDVATNGALIDANGNASRLLFTLGPLRKGNLWETTAVPELRIQAFALAQELLRHQSLQKSESVLVRQMGG; via the coding sequence ATGTTGAAAGATACTCCTACGACTATCGCTATTATTGGTGGCGGCTTCAGCGGCTGCATGGTTGCAGCTCATCTGCTGCATAGAGCAACCCGTCCTCTAAACATCAAGCTGATTGAGCGGCAGACTCAGCTAGGTCGAGGAGTGGCGTACAAAACTCGCTGTTCGGCTCACTTACTCAATGTTCCAGCCGGCAAGATCAGCGCTTTTCCAGATCATCCTGATCACTTTCTGAATTGGCTGCAAAGACTCCAAAAAGAAGGCTGTACAGATGAGCTCAATCCAGGCTGGAGCGCAGGACCAGAGGCCTTTGTACCTCGTAAACTTTATGGGGATTACATTGAGGAGATTTTGGGAGAGGCTGAAGCATCTGCGTCAAACCATGTGCAATTAGAACGGCTTACAAACGAGGCCATTGCGATCCATCCCACAACCGTTAAAGGGCCATCGGCAGCAATGGGGGGAGCAACCCTATACCTCAGAAATAATCAGACCCTACAGGTAGACAAAATTGTTTTGGCCCTAGGGAATTTTCCTCCTAGCGATCCACGCGTTGGGGACCCTTCCTTCTACAAAAGTCGGCGTTATCGAAGGTCTGCTTGGTCTGCTGATGCCTTGACCGGGTTGAACTCTACTGAACCAGTCTTATTGATTGGTTCAGGGCTGACCGCAATTGATTTAGCAATTTCCCTCAAGGAGCAGGGACACCAAGGCTTAATTCAGGTAGTCTCACGCCATGGCCTGCTGCCCCAGTCTCACCGACCGACGGAACCTTATCCCAGCTTCTTAGATGCTACTTTCCCGTATACGATTAGCGCTTTAATGCAAAAAGTTCGTCAAGAAGTGCGAGGTGCAGCTATGCAGGGACACGATTGGCGGGCCGTGATCGACACCCTGCGTCCCCTAACTCAAGAACTCTGGCAATCTTTATCTCAAGTTGAGCGACGACGATTTCTCCGCCATCTACGGCCCTATTGGGAAGTTCATCGTCATCGCATTGCTCCACAAGTTGCCAAGCAGATCAATGATCTGCTGCGCTCAGGCCAGCTAGTTTTTCACGCAGGCCGGATTCAGAGCTATCAGGAAGATTGTGAGAGAGTAGAAGTTGTGCTTCACAAGCGCCATACTCGGGAGCAAATACGGCTGTGGGCGAGCCGAGTGATCAACTGCACCGGTCCTGAGTGTGACTACCGCAAGTTTCATCATCCACTGATTACTAGCCTGTGTCAGCAAGGCCTGTTGCGTTCCGATGCTTTGGGGTTAGGCCTCGATGTAGCAACAAATGGGGCTTTAATTGATGCTAATGGTAACGCCTCTCGCCTGTTGTTTACCTTGGGGCCACTGCGAAAAGGCAATCTTTGGGAAACGACGGCAGTTCCTGAGCTACGGATTCAAGCCTTTGCCTTGGCCCAGGAACTGCTACGGCATCAAAGCCTTCAAAAATCAGAAAGCGTTCTAGTTCGGCAAATGGGAGGGTAA